The following proteins come from a genomic window of Phycodurus eques isolate BA_2022a chromosome 9, UOR_Pequ_1.1, whole genome shotgun sequence:
- the LOC133407787 gene encoding small integral membrane protein 32-like gives MLKQVLLNSTISPHLGLVLMAQSSASTPAAVNVSHGSLVSVAALLRPTAGRGGGGGEEGGGGGGGGLRDGELQKPDLLTYVVMCLLLFLLVLIIVFFINCQLRNSFFASMPYDRSLREARTSYK, from the coding sequence ATGCTGAAGCAGgtcctcctcaactccaccatTAGCCCTCACCTGGGCCTGGTGCTCATGGCGCAGTCTTCTGCGAGCACCCCCGCCGCTGTCAATGTGTCCCACGGCAGCCTGGTGAGCGTGGCCGCCCTGCTGAGGCCCACCGCGGGTCgcggggggggaggaggagaggaaggaggaggaggaggaggaggagggctccGAGATGGAGAGCTCCAAAAACCGGACCTCCTCACCTACGTGGTCATGTGCCTCCTGTTGTTTCTGCTGGTGCTGatcattgtgtttttcattaACTGTCAGCTGCGGAACTCTTTCTTCGCCTCCATGCCGTATGACAGGTCACTGAGAGAGGCCCGGACGTCGTACAAGTAG